From Brassica oleracea var. oleracea cultivar TO1000 chromosome C3, BOL, whole genome shotgun sequence, a single genomic window includes:
- the LOC106328286 gene encoding coleoptile phototropism protein 1-like produces MEKPPSPEPVTVYANPPSHHHQETFAGEMEYYSWFDEASIQDMNYFVKTITGIKSKGIRPDLIGSIIAHYASKWLPDLSGNVSAATATPPPPTESVTASVMKKRFFVETLTEILPPEKDSVPCNFLLRLLRTAKMVGANQNYLTELENRVSWQLDQASLKELMIPSFSHTCGTLLDVELVTRLVKKFAGLDSEGVKTGAALVKVAKLVDSYLAEAAIDGGLTLPELISLAEALPSHARTTEDGLYRAIDTYLKAHPQVMKQERKELCRLIDSRKLSPEAALHAAQNDRLPVRSIIRVLFTEQTKLSRHVDWSPSGSHSSEPGSGPQCLSKREMNVQQAEIKRLRDDVLRLQSECGAMHMQMERLMEKKSSGGGSKGFFRWKRLGLGPSIRGSVGVEKMMNGDNGEELEPRTPGNMKTRLVKGRTTPSRWRKSMS; encoded by the exons ATGGAGAAACCACCTTCGCCGGAACCCGTCACCGTCTACGCCAATCCACCGTCCCATCATCACCAAGAAACGTTCGCCGGTGAGATGGAGTACTACTCTTGGTTCGACGAAGCCTCTATCCAAGACATGAACTACTTCGTCAAAACCATCACCGGCATCAAATCCAAAGGCATCCGACCAGACCTCATCGGCTCCATCATCGCTCACTACGCTTCCAAGTGGCTCCCTGATCTCTCCGGTAACGTCTCCGCCGCCACGGCAACACCACCACCACCGACGGAGAGCGTTACGGCTTCTGTAATGAAGAAACGGTTTTTCGTCGAAACTCTAACCGAAATCCTCCCTCCGGAGAAAGACTCTGTTCCATGTAACTTCCTCCTCCGTCTCCTCAGGACGGCCAAGATGGTCGGAGCCAATCAGAACTACTTAACGGAGCTTGAAAACAGGGTGTCTTGGCAGCTGGACCAAGCCTCTCTCAAGGAGCTCATGATACCTTCGTTTAGCCACACGTGCGGGACTTTGCTCGACGTTGAGCTCGTGACTCGTCTCGTGAAGAAGTTCGCTGGTTTGGATAGTGAAGGTGTTAAAACCGGTGCGGCTCTTGTCAAGGTGGCCAAGCTTGTTGACTCTTACCTCGCTGAAGCTGCTATTGACGGTGGTTTGACTCTACCGGAGCTTATATCACTAGCCGAAGCTCTGCCTAGCCATGCTCGTACCACAGAGGATGGCTTGTACCGCGCCATTGATACATATCTCAAG GCACATCCTCAGGTGATGAAGCAAGAAAGGAAAGAACTGTGTAGACTCATTGATAGCAGAAAGCTATCACCAGAAGCAGCTCTTCATGCAGCTCAGAACGATCGTTTACCCGTGAGATCAATCATCAGAGTGTTGTTCACTGAGCAGACAAAGCTAAGCCGTCACGTTGACTGGAGTCCATCTGGCTCACATTCCTCCGAGCCAGGCTCTGGACCACAGTGCTTGTCTAAACGCGAGATGAATGTCCAGCAAGCGGAGATAAAGAGACTTCGAGATGATGTGTTGAGGCTGCAGAGTGAGTGTGGTGCAATGCATATGCAGATGGAGAGGCTTATGGAGAAGAAGAGTAGTGGTGGTGGGAGTAAAGGGTTTTTCAGGTGGAAGAGGCTTGGGTTAGGACCTTCTATTAGAGGAAGTGTTGGCGTTGAAAAGATGATGAACGGTGATAATGGTGAGGAGTTGGAGCCAAGGACTCCTGGGAATATGAAGACAAGGCTTGTCAAAGGAAGAACAACACCTTCAAGGTGGAGAAAATCCATGTCATAA
- the LOC106328911 gene encoding uncharacterized protein LOC106328911, which produces MATIISCSALPSIRASSGSIRKPDQTGKKPGSWWAPLFGWSSEPDYVESNNNSSSANRESDLDQRTTRRCLTEEKAKQLRMKIAQVSTFHEVMYHSAIASRLASDVSVRVNE; this is translated from the coding sequence ATGGCTACAATCATCTCCTGCTCCGCTCTTCCTTCGATCCGTGCATCTTCCGGATCCATCAGAAAACCGGATCAGACCGGAAAGAAACCCGGTTCATGGTGGGCTCCTCTTTTCGGCTGGTCATCGGAACCAGATTACGTCGAGAGTAACAACAACAGCTCCTCCGCGAATCGGGAATCAGATCTGGATCAGAGGACTACGCGGAGGTGTCTCACGGAGGAGAAGGCGAAGCAGCTCCGCATGAAAATCGCCCAAGTCTCCACGTTCCACGAAGTCATGTATCATTCTGCAATCGCGTCACGGCTCGCGTCTGACGTGTCCGTTCGGGTCAACGAGTAA